The genomic interval GAGGTTCTTTATGAAAAAAAATATAACAAATAAAATTTTAATGGTAAGACCTGCTTTGTTTGCTTTTAATGAAGAAACAGCAGTAAATAATTATTATCAAAAAAGAGATAATAAGACAATACAAGAAATTCAAAATAGTGCTTTAATTGAATTTGATAAAATGGTAGAAAAACTAAAAAATATAGGTATAGATGTTAAAGTTATACAGGATACAAAAGAACCTCATACACCTGATAGTATATTTCCAAACAATTGGTTTTCAACACATTATTCTAATACTGTTGTTTTATATCCTATGTTTGCAGAAAATAGAAGGCTTGAAAGAACAGATAGAATATATGATTTTTTTGATAATGTAGATGATCTAAATGTAGTAGATTATTCTTCACTTGAAAATGAAAATATTTTTCTCGAAGGAACTGGAGCTTTAGTATTAGATAGAAAGAATAAAAAAGCATATTGTTCTTTATCTCAAAGAGCAGATGAAAAGCTTTTAGATATTTTCTGTGAAGATGCAGGCTATAAAAAAATAGCTTTCCATTCATATCAAACAATTAATGAAGAAAGAAAAGCTATATATCATACGAATGTTATGATGGCTATGGGAGAAAATTATGCTATTTTATGTGCTGATAGTATAGATAACTTAGAAGAAAGAGCA from Fusobacterium pseudoperiodonticum carries:
- the ctlX gene encoding citrulline utilization hydrolase CtlX, which translates into the protein MKKNITNKILMVRPALFAFNEETAVNNYYQKRDNKTIQEIQNSALIEFDKMVEKLKNIGIDVKVIQDTKEPHTPDSIFPNNWFSTHYSNTVVLYPMFAENRRLERTDRIYDFFDNVDDLNVVDYSSLENENIFLEGTGALVLDRKNKKAYCSLSQRADEKLLDIFCEDAGYKKIAFHSYQTINEERKAIYHTNVMMAMGENYAILCADSIDNLEERATVINELEKDKKEIVYISEQQVESFLGNTIELVNNEGVNICVMSATAYSALTDEQKNIIEKYDVILPVDVHTIEKYGGGSARCMIAELFI